From a region of the Lactuca sativa cultivar Salinas chromosome 4, Lsat_Salinas_v11, whole genome shotgun sequence genome:
- the LOC111889902 gene encoding probable WRKY transcription factor 75, with protein sequence MDNLAAMFHYSSSSTSTSPAAALSSQLSLNMTNHYSHADHNYNNRYSSYTQSDDDHELRLIGENKKGPSDNAVVADRISPSSNSFSTGDGDDLNTSMASTKLNVRKGEKKIRKPKFAFQTRSQVDILDDGYRWRKYGQKAVKNNKFPRSYYRCTQQGCNVKKQVQRLSKDEGVVVTTYEGIHTHPIEKSTDNFEHILTQMQIYSSC encoded by the exons ATGGATAACCTGGCTGCAATGTTTCACTATTCTTCGTCTTCAACTTCAACTTCACCGGCGGCAGCCCTTTCTTCACAGTTATCGCTAAACATGACGAATCATTATTCACATGCAGATCACAACTATAACAATCGCTACAGCAGCTACACGCAATCGGATGATGATCATGAGCTCCGACTAATCGGAGAAAATAAAAAAGGCCCCTCAGATAACGCGGTGGTAGCGGATCGAATATCTCCGAGTAGTAATAGCTTCAGTACTGGTGACGGTGATGATTTGAATACATCAATGGCGTCAACCAAGCTTAACGTCAGAAAAGGCGAGAAGAAGATCAGAAAGCCTAAGTTTGCATTTCAAACGAGGAGTCAAGTTGATATACTTGACGATGGATATAGATGGAGGAAGTACGGTCAAAAAGCTGTCAAGAACAACAAATTCCCCAG GAGCTACTATCGTTGTACACAACAAGGTTGTAATGTAAAAAAGCAAGTTCAAAGGCTATCAAAAGACGAAGGAGTCGTGGTGACAACTTATGAAGGAATCCACACTCATCCAATAGAGAAATCTACCGATAACTTTGAGCACATATTGACTCAAATGCAAATTTACTCTTCTTGCTAG